Genomic window (Oryza sativa Japonica Group chromosome 3, ASM3414082v1):
TACTGTATCAATGTTGTCAAATGTTGGACAACATTGCTGACATACTGTTTGATAAGTGGAGATGTCCATAGTATAATGTCGTGAAACATGTAACTTCTCCTTTACCTTGAtgacggcaaaaaaaaaaaagtggagaTGTCCAACTGAGCAAGGGCCTAAGTGCCGAACTGACACAAATCAGAGGATGTGTTCAACAGTGATCAGAACTTTAGAAGAGGGTTGTATGATGTCAAAATGACAAACTTACCGTCTAAACAATCAAAAGATGGGACAAAGCTTGGCTGTTGGCTCTACCCTGGACAGTTGGCTGAACTGTTTACTGTTCTCCATTGTATGTTAATGGTCTGGCTATGAATTCTAAACTAATTCATCAGAAGACATGAAACATTTTCAGGCCATTTTCTATTCTTTTTGCGATTGAGTTAGCTTCAGTAGTCCACATTTTTTACTCAGTAAAATCAGCAGTCAATACTAAGGGTGGTAGTGCACTACAGCACTAGAACTACAGAAAGTAAAATGAAGTAGATACGGCTGTGTACTGAGAACAGAAGGGAAATACATACCGGCCAGTTTCTTCTAAAGACAGTGCCAGAACACATTTTTCTGAAGACAGCACCAGAACATATTCCGGATCCCTAAGGAACAACAACCTTGTCAACTGCTTTTGCCCACTTCGGTACACAAAGCACAACCTAACACTGAGTCTTAGACttgttcttgttgattacatCGCTTCTGCTATggaaaaggacaaaaaaaacaGTAGGGAGAGATAAAAATAAGACATGAAGAAAATGGCCCTGTGCTGCTTGTTTGTTGGATGGTTTGGAAGGAAAGAAATGTGCTTGTGTTTCAGAACcagcggcgctcagccggtttcCTGTTTGGTTCAATCAAAGAGGAAGTGGCGATTTGGAAGGAAGCCGGGGTTTTCAGAAATATAGGAGAGTAGTCTCTCAGTGTAATCTTTTCTTTTGGGAGGTTGCTCCTGTGACAACTTCCATTACTTCGACAACTTCTTGTTGAAGTTAAAACTTTGTATATTTGTACATATTCTTCAATCTTAAGTAAATTTAGTTGGCCTATCTTGGTCGGCCCGGCAAAAAATAGGGCATGAAGATCAATATGTTGAGCATATGGTACTGAACAAAAAAGTCCTAAGCCCCTACCTCAAGGAATCTTCTGAAACACTGAAATCGAACTTCTCTTGAACTTGGCTGCCGGATGCTTCTGTTCACTCTTCAAGTCCAGTcattctggaaaaaaaataaaaggattgATCAATGAATTATTCAAAGTGTGCTATATTACATATGGGTGTGAACATGGGATCTATCTATTACTTGACTCTAAAGAAGATATATGAGCAAACTGGGTTCCCATTATGACTGCTGACTTAACCTGGACTTTTCAAGTGAAGCTTCTCCATCTTTTACTAGATTTAATCTATCAAGAATAAATAAAATAGGTCCTAGAATCAATTTAACATAAGAATACATGAATTAGAACTTCTCAAAGTGCGAGAAACGGATCCTTGGAGTTTCTTTACTATCCTTAGGAGTTAGGAGGCATTCAAAGGTAATGTGTATTTTAGTGTTAATCATGAGGTATAAAAAATTAACTCTAGGGTGAATCTCTACCTCTTGATAACTCCCAAGGACCATTGAAGAAATCATTATGCGAACGTTAAGGTTAGATCAGAAAATGATCCTAACTGTTGTGAAACTAGAGAGCCCTACTGCTTTATGAACAACTTTTTGAATCCTTGCATAATGATAAAGCTACCTTTGTTCATACATGTGATCTTCATAGCGTTAAGCAATTATCATGGATGATGAAGCAAAAATATGTACTACATGAAACTACATTTTGGACTCGCAAACATTGTATTATAGCATTATTAGTTAAAAAGCACCGGTGCTCACTGCTGATTTTGATTTTGAGACATGTTGTTGCCAGTACTCGCACAAAGAAGCTGGTTAATTATGCAAGGCAAGCAGTACTCCATGTCCATGGCATGTTAAGTACGATTTGGCACTAGATAATTGAGAAAATCTAAGGAAAGATACCAGCATAGGCACTAGCTCTTGCTGATAATCTCTTGTCACCAAGTTAATCAGCTAAGCACCAacaaaaaccaaaagaaaatgtCTCATCTATAATTACTGCAGTATGAACTCTCTAAACATGGAATTCTTAAGATACAGTGTGTGAACTGAGAAGCACAGATATCTCCAAGCAACAAAGCAACATGTTCAAATCCAAGCTCATGTTCTGGCACTATAGTAGAATGGAAAGTACTTGCAAATTACTGAGGTCAAAGAGCCCATTTTGGGTGCAACTTTGAATTGACCACCTCCAACTATAATAACTCTATGTGAATAATGTGACTAGTTTTTTTTCCGTCCTCATCTCCACCGGAACAGCTAAAATCCGTTTTAAAGGTACAGAAAACATAGAACGTGATACCTAAAAAATACTGTAGATGACGAGCGGCATCACCATGACTACCCCTGCAACGAAATGCAGCCATCTaagaaggggaagagggaggaTTTACCGTCGGTGACGCCTGCGCCCCGGGAGGTAGATAAGATGCCGAAGCCCTAGCGGCTGCAGACGCGGATCGTACGGCAGCGGAGGTCGGTGCCTTCGCCCATGGAGTGCAGGAGACGGGGGGTTAGGGTTCGGAGGGGATTTGAGTTGAAGGAGAAGTTCGTCTGGAGCCATTGGAGGAAGGAtccgagctcgccggcgccggagatgaCGGCGGCAGCCacggtgttcgacgaaatgcgcGGCTGATGTTGAGGGAGCTTGAGATTTTTGCAATAAGACCCCTGATCGTCGATCAGGACCGCTACCAATGGTAATAACGGTCGTTGCTTTTCAGATCGACGTTTTAAGaactatttttttccaaaaaaacttTAGGGATTAGGGTTAGTAAAAACTGTTGAATTTTGAGTTTCTGACAGAAGACGAAATGGGATTGGATCTATAAACTAGAATAATCAtcgtaatattctttgtgcaaTTTATAAAATTCGgttcaaaataaaaatgacgATAATTATATATGGCattaagtgaaaagatgagTCTAGCTCTAGTTTAATATGAAACTTTGATAAATACAGACGGTCCAAAGTGAAGTTtctcatgattttattacttGTAGCATTAgaggaagtttaatagtatagccaactactagctccaaatcatctatagccaatgtaattatacaatagttgcttactatactattaatacctgatcccatctgtcatacacacattacgttttggagtccgtactgcaactggctacagatttatagcccgctgcttctctctctatttatctctttaaaatatgtttatagctggcttatattgtacatgctcttacTTGCTCCCTTGGTGCTGTATATGTGGATACTTTTGTCATGAAACTGCATCAGCTCACACTATATGAGCTTCTCTTTATCAACTTCTGTATTATGATTGGGTACAAAATAATTTGCCTGTCTCCATACTTGTTGAATTGCACAAAATATGAATAGCTAAAACATTTTCAATGTGAATGATCTATCAGGCTCTACATTTTGTGAGCCAACAGGTGACTGAAATGCTACAATTCATTACCATGATTGCCAATaaatgcttgatttttttttaatttgatagCCTTTACTCTCCTTATGATCAATTTTTTACATTTCGGGTTACTCTAACTGTTAACCCATACCTTAATTTGCCTAATAAATTAAGTATTGTACATGGCTTCGTTTTCCTTCTCAAGTTGTTGTTTTGCTACAATTTGGATTGTAAATTAAGCTGAAATTATGAGAACCTAATCTACAAAGTTTGCAAGTACCCAGGTAATTAAACGAACAGTTCACCAAGCTGTAGTTCAGATAATATGCAGTTCGAATAATATGCATTGAAATAAAGTATCAGTTTCTTGTTAAAGGTATAAAATGTTGagaatataggcatataatgatttaatatattccataaataaatcatgacattacagatgtatactagcattaacgcatcattatatctacacatgtaaactaagcagtaaaacatgaacatatcaaatatgcgcaacatgtcgaacacgtaccgaggtggcggaaagaccggttgctcggcaggaactactcgcggttgcgagcgtcgacgaatGCGCGCAGCatgcgagcggagaggaaggcgagccgtcgcggacgaacagggagcagtcgcgcgaagcgcttcccaaaaaccttattgccgccttctctcGGTGCAGGatgtcgaaggcagaggttccggagacctgctctcccgatcgctggtgcacgctggcgagcgggatggagtagtctacgagcgacggcgcaacacagaggaggaggcaaaccctagattgatttcgcgtgtgttgcgtgaaggcggcggcacggtttaaatagagataggtcgcttgatcagggcgcccgcatgATCTCCACTCTGCGTAACCGagccggataagtcgcgcgtaacttatccggactccacgggcgcccgcacgatctccactctgcGTAACCGagccggataagtcgcgcgtaacttatccggactccacgggcgcccgcacgatctccactctgcGTAACCGAGCcagataagtcgcgcgtaacttatccggactccacgccgttttcacgcaccggatttttcgaaatgtttccaacaacaaaacaaatccgaattttcctgcagcaaaacaaaactgcaaaaggagacTGCAtatgcgcaagggtgaggagccaattttgcgggcGGACCATTcaacgcgtacgtcgtgcacgcgcgccgcctgccctgccagacCAGGCCAgtgagcgcgcgcgtgtggtccccctcttctctccaccacacatgcttcaagtggctaggagggcatccttccttttaaggaggtcccctctcctagaataagcaaggtgctactaaactccatatgcaTGCCAtctcatgaggtgggcttttgtgattttccaaagaattaatcttcgaatgggccttagcccatctattaattccaacataaAATATACGGAAGAATCTCCTCTGACATAAAGTTAGATGGACATGTAAAGTTAAAAAGATTTGGGTCCGGGGCCCAAACATTTGTTAAGAAAAAATTGTGAGTGTTAGGGATTGAATATTGGACCATCAAGTGCACTTTGAAACCATACACCATTTGCCActgcactatcaagtgcatctccACATATCATTATATTACAAAGCAAACCATTTATCTTTTGTAGttccattttttttgtgaaGTATATTATTGTCGATGGAATTTTAGGTGCATAACTCATGTTTCCCTGTGTGCATGCATAGGTGATTTACAGTTTTTGCTTACATTCTTACGTAACTATTTACATGGAATTGCCTGTTCGGGCCCATGGTAGAAAAAACACAGTAATGCATGTAATGCATATGCTAAGCTTAGGATTGCGAAATGCATGAGCAACACAAGAATTTGGCCTTGGATTGGATGAAAACCCAGAAATGTTTTAAATGTTATATTTGTATGACACAGAAAGATTGACATTACCCTGAATCCTGGATCTTTGGAACGAAATTtcctacaaaaatatataaattcatAGCAATTTTTCAAAGGAATGGGTAAGGTGAATCCAACAGTCCAGTTCCTCTGCAATTCCCCGGTTCTTCTTTTGGTTCATTAGAAAAATGTTGGAATTTCACATGAGTAATAAAATCCTCCAATACAGTACAGATaggaacttttttttaaaaaaagaaggaaattcCAAGGTAAGAACAGGCCTGACTTGAGTACTCAGTTTTCCACGCTAGTAAACAGTAAACTGTAAACTATAGTTTTCCACCCAGATAGTAGCTACTAAGAGAAGGAAAACCAAAACCAACCACCGCATGCACTATAATATGATGTTGACCCACTGATGGTGATGCTCGTTTACCTGCTAATTTGTTTCTTTTAAGTTAGTGATTGTCATTCTATAACACTCATCTCTATTATACTATCTGCTAATCTGCTATATCCAAAGTCTCCGTTGTCCTCAAGTCCACCTCGGCGGGCTTCATGCAAGCTGCAAGCATTGGCATCTAAATTTcacccaaaaaaagaaaaaaaaggaaaaaaagcagAGAAGTTAGCCTGGCAAGTGACAAGCTGGAAAAAGAGCAATCAATTTCAGTTGAATTCCGTTACCGAAGTGTTTAAACTTGCTGAAAGTTTAGCTTGCATGGTCAGTAGTTGGTCGCTGGACTGGAGCAACTAGACCAAAATAAGCTAAGCCATGGCGGAGCTGGTGCCGCAGGTCGTCGGCGCCGTGAGCCGCAGCATCGCCGGCCGCCTGCTCGCCGACATCGACCTCGCCAGCAGCGTCGGCACGAACGTCGAGGACGTCACCGACGCGCTCACACGGCTGACGTCGATACGGGCCGACCTCGAGGCCTCCATGGGGAGGctgccgcagcggcggcggccggaggaggtcACGGACTGGCTGTCGCGGGTGGACGGCGCCGAGAAGCGGGTGGCCAAGCTCCGGCGAGAGTACCAGCGCCGGTGTtgctcctgcggcggcggcggcgccttctCGCTCAACCTGTTCGCGAGCTACGCCATTAGCCGGCGCGCGTGCCACGAGCGCCACCGTCTCGCCGCGCTGCTCGGGGAGTGCGACAGGGTGAGGAGCCTCGCCGCCGGGGCGCCCCGGCCGTCGTCCGGCGCCATGGTCGTGCCGTCCACGGTGGTCGGCATGGAGGGCTACCTCGAGGAGGCCCTGGCGTGCCTCGACGACCGCGACGCCGGTGTCGTGGCCATCTGCGGCATGGCCGGCGTCGGCAAGAGCACGCTGCTGCGACGCATCAACAACGTGTTCGTCCAGGACCCCGACAGGAGGCACGAGTTCGACTACGTCATATGGCTCGACGCGCCGGGCGACTGCGCCGCCGTGGGCAAGATGCAGGACGCCATGGCTCACCGGCTCGGCCTGTGCGCGCTCCcggacggcggcgcgccggaCCACCGTGCGCGTCCGATCTTTGAAGTCCTCAGGGACTCGAGCTTCTTGCTGCTGCTCGACGGCGTAACCAAGCCTGTCGACTTGGTGGACATCGGCGTCCCGCACCTCGTGCACGACGATCGCCGGAGGCAGAAGGTCGCCATGACCACCCGAACAAGGGGAGTCTGCGGCAGGATGAGCTCGTCGCGAAGGATTGACATGCAATGCTTGGACAGTGACCATTCATGGCGTCTGTTCAGAGAGATCGCCCGCGACGAGACGATCAACGCTGACCCGAGGATACCGGACTTGGCGAAGGAGGTCGCCGGGAGGTGCGGCGGCTTGCCGCTTGTGCTCACCGCCATCGGCGGCGCCATGAGGTGCAGGAGGCAGCCAGAGGAGTGGGTGAGCACGGTGACCGCGCTCAGGAACTTGGAGCTCGCCAAGATCCCCGGGATGGACGCCGGCGAGAAGCCAGGCGCCATGCTGCGATCGCTGCAAGAGAGCTACGGCGACCTGCGCCATCCCGTGCTCCAGAAGTGCTTCCTCGCCACGTCCCTGTGGCCCGAGGGCCACGCCATTGACAAGGGCGAGCTCGTCGAGTGCTGGATCGGCCTCGGGCTGGTGGGCGAGTCGCTGCCGATGGACGAGGCCGTGCGCACGGGGCTCGCCGTCCTCAACGAGCTCGAGGAGGCCAACCTGCTGCTGCCCGGCGACGCCACGGGCGAGGTGAAGCTGCACGGCGTCGTGAGGGGCGCGGCGCTGTGGATCGCCCGTGACCTCGGCAAGGCGCCGAACAGGTGGGTGGTGTGCACCGGCGGCGTCTCCCTCCGGTCGAGGCAGAAGCTAGTGGAGTTCTtcgagcgcgcgcgcgacgcggaGCGGGTGTCCGCCATGCGCAGCTCGGTCGAGCGGCTGCGggcaatgccgccgccgtcgtccccgtgcCGGAGCCTCTCCGTCCTCATGCTGCAGCACAACGCGGCGCTGCGTGACATCCCCGGCGGCTTCCTGCTCGGCGTGCCGGCGCTCGCGTACCTGGACGCCTCCTTCACCGGCGTCCGCGAGGTCGCCCCGGAGATCGGCACGCTCGCGTCGCTGCGTTACCTGAACCTGTCGTCGACGCCGCTGGAGTCCGTGCCGCCGGAGCTGGGGAGGCTGCGGCAGCTCAGGCACCTGCTGCTGCGGCACACGGCGCGCCTCTCGGCGTTCCCCGCCGGCGTGCTGCGTGGGCTGCCGAGCCTGGACGTCCTCGACGTGTGCCCGAGCAGGTACACCGAGTGGtgcggcgcgggaggaggaggaggaggagcgagccTGGACGAGCTGAGGTCGAGCTCGGCGTTCGTCCGGTCCCTCGGGATCTCCGTCGCGACGCTCGCCGGCCTACGCGCGCTGCGCGGCCTCGACAACGTGCGCACACGGCGGCTGACCGTGACGCGGGTGGCGGCGACCGCGCCGTCTGTCGCGCTGCGCCCCTCCATGCTGGGCCTGCTCGAGGCCCTGCACGAGCTCACCGTCGCCAAGTGCTCCGGCCTGCAGGAGCTGGAGgttgtcgccggcgaggaggacaaCGCATGGTGGCGCCTTCCGGAGCTCAGGAAGCTCGAGATCGATGAGCTGCACGAGCTGGCGGCCGTGCGGTGGACGCGGACGGACGTCGGGGCGTTCTTGCCGGCGCTCCGGTGGGTGAAGATCTCACACTGCAACAGGCTAAGGAACGTGAGCTGGGCGGTGCAGCTGCCATGCCTGGAGCAGCTGGAGCTTCGCCATTGCTCGGAGATGGTTCACGTCGTAGACattgacggcgacgacgaggagcagcGACGAGAGCACCCGGAGACGCGCACGTTCCGCTGCCTCAGGAGGCTGCTGCTGGTGGAGCTTCCGTCGATGGGCAGCattggtggtggtgcagcgttGAGCTTCCCTTGGTTGGAGACCCTGGAGATCGCCGGCTGCGACAGCCTCGGAGAGCTACCTGTTGAGCTGCAAAAAAAGTTGAAggagatttgagattatgttaGCCAAGCTGTGAATCTGAACATTGTTCCTAGCATCTTAAAGCTTAAGAAAGAAAGATTCACTCAAGAAGATTAGTCTTTCATATAACACGCGAACAGTGCAGAAGTTTCAAACATCGCAATACATTTAGCTACCCCTTATAGCTCCTTTAATTAATAGCCTAACAAACGTAATGCCAGAGGCATCAAAATTCTAATTCTAGAGCCGGATAGCCCGGGCTAGCTTCTGATTGTGTGGCAATTGTTCTAGCATCTTACACATTTCACTTCAGAACCTATTCTCATGGAACCAGCTATGAATGAGGGGTTCAGAAGATATATTTCACAAAGGAAATTCCACCACTCTTCCAACTTTCCAAAGCGGGCCCTACACGGTGTTGCATATGTCAACAGGCCATGGTGAGGATCAAGATCTTGAGGTGCATCATGCAGGCAGCACACTGCATTTCCGATGACATCCTGATGCAGCACACTTCTGTACAGTCAATGCGATAAGCTGCTCCAGTCTGATCATTCTTCATGCCTCAGATGCCTGTTCAACACCAGTTATATGAGCTATGCAGGCAAAAATGGTAGAACCTCGCAAGCTGCTGTGGTGAGGCTTCTATGGAAATCATGAGCCCATCAAAAGGTCACCAAATTTTCTTGAATACACACATGACTGCAAGGTAGAGTAAACCGTAAGGTATAATAGCAAATGAAAAACTGTAGAAGGCTGTAACAGAAAACTGAGAAAATCGGCTAGTCGAGAGACTCCAGGATTGTTAGTGCCAATAAAAAGTTACAACGGTGTGTacactaaaaaaacaaaatgttaGACCTAACATGCCAGTATAGGACAGTTGCACCAACCGGCGAATGCATGAGCaacagaaaaatataaaaagaaaacaatatgGCAGCATTGTATCATAATTTATTCAGGCAACATTTTGGATGAGTGCAATAAGACTATCacaacattaaatatatttagtaAACCATGCTTTAAATATTGAATAATAAACCAATCCATAGTACCTCAGTGGTTCAGTAACTAGAACAAGATGTCAATTGACAGGCTAACTGGTCATTCAAAGACCACAACTGACAATACTAGGCTTTGTTTTCTGTTTGCTCGTCCAATGAAAATGAAATAACAAACATGTAACAATTAACAAACTTACATATTAAGAGGGCAGCAACTGCTAACACAATTAATTGAACAGGACGCCCATACCGAATTCGATATCGCGACCTCTGCAGTCGTCTATGCAGGGCTCCAAGACAACCATAAAGTTTCTTATTGTATGTACTCTCATCACAAGTACTTACACAACTCTTGCTTCTTTCAAAGCATCTATCCGATCCCTACAGAAGGAAAGGCCCTACAGCATTAGAGAACTAGAATGTATTCAAATGAAAGCATTGTTGGACAATGAATATTTGCACTCCTCAAGGATGCCATCTGTACCTGACCCATCTGAGAACTGAGAGGGATTGTCTCTTCCACATCTTGTTGATCAACAGCGGCCCATTTCACAGATCCACCTTTTTTCTTCGTTCTAGGCTTAGATTGCAAGGCACTCGTCAGTGCACATGTTTTCACTATCTTCAGCAAAGGTTCTTGGTGCTTGTCATCATATGGTAGGTCAGCAGAACTCTCGCTCTCATTTGGACATAACATAGTCCATGACCCGATATCAGCATGGGCACTAGCAGCCCTTCTGTGCCCACGATGCGTTTCTTCCTTTACTCTTGCTGAACTCAACTCAGCGGAGCCAGAATCCTTGGAGCTGTCAGCATACATATCCTTTTTAACCATTGCTGCATTGTTGCCCACATCAATATCACCAACAGATGGAATTGTAACTACTTTGTCTCGCTGTTGAAAAGAGC
Coding sequences:
- the LOC107275341 gene encoding disease resistance protein RPS2 translates to MAELVPQVVGAVSRSIAGRLLADIDLASSVGTNVEDVTDALTRLTSIRADLEASMGRLPQRRRPEEVTDWLSRVDGAEKRVAKLRREYQRRCCSCGGGGAFSLNLFASYAISRRACHERHRLAALLGECDRVRSLAAGAPRPSSGAMVVPSTVVGMEGYLEEALACLDDRDAGVVAICGMAGVGKSTLLRRINNVFVQDPDRRHEFDYVIWLDAPGDCAAVGKMQDAMAHRLGLCALPDGGAPDHRARPIFEVLRDSSFLLLLDGVTKPVDLVDIGVPHLVHDDRRRQKVAMTTRTRGVCGRMSSSRRIDMQCLDSDHSWRLFREIARDETINADPRIPDLAKEVAGRCGGLPLVLTAIGGAMRCRRQPEEWVSTVTALRNLELAKIPGMDAGEKPGAMLRSLQESYGDLRHPVLQKCFLATSLWPEGHAIDKGELVECWIGLGLVGESLPMDEAVRTGLAVLNELEEANLLLPGDATGEVKLHGVVRGAALWIARDLGKAPNRWVVCTGGVSLRSRQKLVEFFERARDAERVSAMRSSVERLRAMPPPSSPCRSLSVLMLQHNAALRDIPGGFLLGVPALAYLDASFTGVREVAPEIGTLASLRYLNLSSTPLESVPPELGRLRQLRHLLLRHTARLSAFPAGVLRGLPSLDVLDVCPSRYTEWCGAGGGGGGASLDELRSSSAFVRSLGISVATLAGLRALRGLDNVRTRRLTVTRVAATAPSVALRPSMLGLLEALHELTVAKCSGLQELEVVAGEEDNAWWRLPELRKLEIDELHELAAVRWTRTDVGAFLPALRWVKISHCNRLRNVSWAVQLPCLEQLELRHCSEMVHVVDIDGDDEEQRREHPETRTFRCLRRLLLVELPSMGSIGGGAALSFPWLETLEIAGCDSLGELPVELQKKLKEI
- the LOC4332002 gene encoding uncharacterized protein isoform X2, whose translation is MATSFDRWEKDPFFPAAEEVQGSADRMESVYRIWVQDRSGGDSEAAAAAAAAAVGGGGLPAGELRRELHTALGTAKWQLDELERAIRSNDKVFSAGKDTKARHDDFVAAIGCRILEVENNLKESNVAEGRGALSWIDLDEDERNDLATFLSASSFQQRDKVVTIPSVGDIDVGNNAAMVKKDMYADSSKDSGSAELSSARVKEETHRGHRRAASAHADIGSWTMLCPNESESSADLPYDDKHQEPLLKIVKTCALTSALQSKPRTKKKGGSVKWAAVDQQDVEETIPLSSQMGQGSDRCFERSKSCVSTCDESTYNKKLYGCLGALHRRLQRSRYRIRHVCIQENLVTF
- the LOC4332002 gene encoding uncharacterized protein isoform X1, which translates into the protein MATSFDRWEKDPFFPAAEEVQGSADRMESVYRIWVQDRSGGDSEAAAAAAAAAVGGGGLPAGELRRELHTALGTAKWQLDELERAIRSNDKVFSAGKDTKARHDDFVAAIGCRILEVENNLKESNVAEGRGALSWIDLDEDERNDLATFLSASSFQQRDKVVTIPSVGDIDVGNNAAMVKKDMYADSSKDSGSAELSSARVKEETHRGHRRAASAHADIGSWTMLCPNESESSADLPYDDKHQEPLLKIVKTCALTSALQSKPRTKKKGGSVKWAAVDQQDVEETIPLSSQMGQGSDRCFERSKSCVSTCDESTYNKKLYGCLGALHRRLQRSRYRIRYGRPVQLIVLAVAALLIFMCVFKKIW